The following is a genomic window from Opitutus sp. ER46.
CGGCGGCGCGCCCGTTTCACCCCGCGCCGCGGTCCCGCGCTCAAGTGGCCGCGTGATTTGTCAGCCGGAGCGCGACCGCTACCGTGCGCGCGTGAAATCCCTGGCCGACTACGAGCAGAAGATCGACCGCCTGCACGACGATTGCCCCGTGCGCGCCGCGATTGACGTGATCCGCGGACGCTGGAAACCGTCGCTCCTCTTCGAGCTCAAGACCGGCCCGCGGCGTTTCTCGGAGCTGCAGGCCGCCCTCACCGGCATCACCGCCCAGGCGCTCACCGTGCAACTGCGGCAACTCGAGGCCGACGGCATTATCCGCCGCACGCTCTATCCCGAGACGCCGCCCCGCGTGGAGTATGAGGTGACCCAATACGGCGCGAGCCTCTCGGCCGTGATGGATCAACTCGAGGCCTGGGGAGTGGCCTATCTTGCCCGCCGCGCCCAGCCGGCGAGGGTCAAACGCCCCGCCTCGGTCCGGGTTCGCCTCTGATCTCCGGCCGCGCGGCCCCCGCGTTCCGCCAACGGCAAAACGCCACCATCGTCCGAGGCCGCTCTCCCCGTCCCCACGGCGTTGCTTCGGCACCGCTGCGCAGCTACGTCGCGCCGTCGTGCCCTCCCCGCGCCGCGCAGGGCAACGCCGCCCACTCACTTTCTCGTGAGCGACTCACAATTTTGAGACGAAGCACGCACGGCGGAGCGCGCGTAAGCTGCGCCCGCCATGAACAACCTCCTCGTCATACACTCCAGCGGACGCGTCACCCGCTCCATCACCCGCCGGCTCACCACGCGCCTCGTCGCGGCCTGGAAAACGCACCACCCCGATGGCCAGGTCGTGGAGCGCGACCTCACGCAGTCCCCGCCGCCCGTTGTCAACGAGCCCTGGATCGCCGCCGCCTTCGCCGATCCGAAGCGGCGCACGCCGGCCATGCTCGACGCCTTGGCGTCGAGCGACGCGCTCATCGCCGAGATCGAGCGGGCCGACGCCATCGTGATCGGCGCGCCGGTGTACAACTTTGGCCTGCCGGCCCAGCTCAAGGCCTACATCGACCAGATTGTCCGCGTCGGCCGTACCTTCGGCTTCAACGCCGAAGCCGCCCAGCCGTACACGCCGCTGCTGCAATCGAAACCCGTGGTCGTGCTGACCTCGGCCGGTGACGGCTCGCTCCTGCCCGGCGGCGCGCTCGCCCACCTCAACTTCCTCGAACCGCATCTCACGACCGTCTTCGGGTTCATCGGTCTCACTGACGTGACATTCGTGCGCGTCGGCCACGAGGAGTATCAGGACGAGCGGCTCGCCCACTCCCTCGCCGCCGCCGAAACCGCGGTCGAAGAACTCGCCGCGCGCGGCGCACCCGCAGCCGTCGCCGCCTGAGCATCACCGCCCCGCGCAAACCTCGGGTCCGTTCGTGATTCTTCCCACATCCTTACGCCCCAATCTTCGAACCAGCGTTCACCGCGAACGCTCGCGAACCGGGCCGCGAAAACCCGAGGTCGGCGGTGTCGCTCACGCGTTCGTCTCCCGCGCCCGACGTCGCCCGGTTTTCGCGCCTGTTCGCGCCTTTCGCGGTTCACCTGTTCTGTCCGCGATTCACCACGCGCTGCGGAGATGGGAATCCGAGAGAGGGATGCCAATGGACACGAATGGCGCAGGTGCTCCTATCTGCCACTTGGTCAGCGGTCTTCATTCGTGTCGCTTCGCGTCCATTCGTGGTCACTTCCACATCTTTACTCCGCGATTCCCAAACCAGCGTTGACCGCGAACACTCGCGAATCGGGCCGCGAAAATCCGATGTGGTCGACCTCGCTCACGCGTTCGTCTCTCGCGATCGACGTTCCCCGATCTTCGCGCTTGTTCGCGCCTTTCGCGGTTCACGTGTTCCGTTCGCGGTTCACCCGGACCGCGCCTTTCGTCCGCCGCCGCGCCGGCTACTTTCCCGGCGCGACGTCGAACCACGCGAAGTCGGCGTAGCCGCGTTTCGTGGTCCCGGCGGGAGCCTGGGCAAACAGGCCCACCTTGGCGCCGACCCACTTGCTGACCGTCGCGTGGAAAGCCGCACCGATCGGCTGGTAGGTGTCGCCGTCGAAACTGTAGCTGAACGCACAGGTCGCATCGTCCCCCACGCTTACGCGGAGCCAGACTTTCGCTGCCTTCGCGGGCACGCGCGCGAGCTCCCGCTCGGGATTGCCCTCCTGCGCGGCGTTGCACGTGACGTGGACCAACGCGAGTCCTTCGGCAGTGCGGCGCAGCCCAAGCCACGCGTAACTGTAGCCAAACACCACCAAGCCCGCTGTCTCGCCCTCCGCGGCCGGCGCGAAGCTCAGCTGCGTCGTCGTCACGAACCGCGGCGCAGGGAACTTCTGCAGCAGCAGGTTCGGCGCGAGCCAGAGCGAGTTCGCGTCCGCCGGCGCCGGCACCGCGTGCAGGCGCAGGCCCGCATCCTTCGGCCGCAGCTCTAGCCACGATGTCTCCGGATTGGCCTGCCACTGCCACTGGAGGCCGAGCTTCGCCGCGCGAAAATCATCCGAGGTCGCCGGCACCGCGATCGGCGCCGGGGCCACGCCGGGTTTCACGTGCCGCAGCACCGGCTCGCCAACACCCGCCACGCCAGGCGTGCCCATGCTCGGCCAGCCGTCCGCGTCCCATTGCATCGGCTGCAGGTGCATGATCCGGCCGTACGCCGCGAGGTCCTGGAAATGCAGGAACCAGTGCTGGCCGGTCGGGGTGTCGATCCACGCGCCCTGGTGCGGGCCGTT
Proteins encoded in this region:
- a CDS encoding helix-turn-helix domain-containing protein; this translates as MKSLADYEQKIDRLHDDCPVRAAIDVIRGRWKPSLLFELKTGPRRFSELQAALTGITAQALTVQLRQLEADGIIRRTLYPETPPRVEYEVTQYGASLSAVMDQLEAWGVAYLARRAQPARVKRPASVRVRL
- a CDS encoding NAD(P)H-dependent oxidoreductase; the protein is MNNLLVIHSSGRVTRSITRRLTTRLVAAWKTHHPDGQVVERDLTQSPPPVVNEPWIAAAFADPKRRTPAMLDALASSDALIAEIERADAIVIGAPVYNFGLPAQLKAYIDQIVRVGRTFGFNAEAAQPYTPLLQSKPVVVLTSAGDGSLLPGGALAHLNFLEPHLTTVFGFIGLTDVTFVRVGHEEYQDERLAHSLAAAETAVEELAARGAPAAVAA
- a CDS encoding glycoside hydrolase 43 family protein, which translates into the protein MASPADFDATNAAAAAHVLPPPAWVSDAGDGTYRNPVLCADYSDPDAIRVGDDFWLTASSFGHAPGLPILHSRDLVNWTLVNHALPQLTPVEHFKTPRHGGGVWAPSIRHHAGKFWIYYPDPDFGLYVVTADDPRGQWSAPTLVLGGKGLIDPCPLWDADGQGYLVHGWAKSRAGICNRVTLHKLSADGLRTVDEGKVIIDADKLTGWQTLEGPKLYRRGEYYFVFAPAGGVATGYQAVFRSKNIYGPYDSRIVLEQGRTPINGPHQGAWIDTPTGQHWFLHFQDLAAYGRIMHLQPMQWDADGWPSMGTPGVAGVGEPVLRHVKPGVAPAPIAVPATSDDFRAAKLGLQWQWQANPETSWLELRPKDAGLRLHAVPAPADANSLWLAPNLLLQKFPAPRFVTTTQLSFAPAAEGETAGLVVFGYSYAWLGLRRTAEGLALVHVTCNAAQEGNPERELARVPAKAAKVWLRVSVGDDATCAFSYSFDGDTYQPIGAAFHATVSKWVGAKVGLFAQAPAGTTKRGYADFAWFDVAPGK